In Symphalangus syndactylus isolate Jambi chromosome 6, NHGRI_mSymSyn1-v2.1_pri, whole genome shotgun sequence, a genomic segment contains:
- the LOC129484000 gene encoding dynein light chain 1, cytoplasmic-like, protein MVTMCDRKARIKNADMSEEMQQDSVDCATQALEKHSIEDIAAHIKKEFDKKYNPTWSCIVGSNFGSYLTHETKHFIYFYLGQVAILLLKSG, encoded by the coding sequence ATGGTAACCATGTGCGATCGAAAGGCCAGGATAAAAAATGCGGACATGTCAGAAGAGATGCAACAGGACTCAGTGGATTGCGCTACTCAGGCGCTGGAGAAACACAGCATAGAGGACATTGCGGCTCATATCAAGAAGGAATTTGACAAGAAGTACAATCCCACCTGGAGTTGCATTGTGGGGAGCAACTTTGGTAGTTACCTGACACATGAAACCAAACACTTCATCTACTTCTACCTGGGCCAAGTGGCCATTCTTCTGCTCAAATCTGGTTAA